The proteins below come from a single Desulfomicrobium escambiense DSM 10707 genomic window:
- a CDS encoding ABC transporter ATP-binding protein — protein MLQIENLHVSIGEREVLKGINLNIDEGETFILFGPNGSGKTTLLMTLMGFSGYTVTAGRIVFKGTDITAMPTYERARLGIGMSFQRPPTIHGLKTRHLVSMCARGREVDVDAMAKTVNFTDFLERDINSGFSGGEIKRSELLQLMAQNPSLVLFDEPESGVDLENMALIGHTARALLDGAAEPKPDTCMRDLRRSNKTSGLIITHTGYILDYVNADRGQVMYNGVLCCDTRPTRPRDILDHISKFGYKECIRCLN, from the coding sequence ATGCTTCAGATCGAAAACCTGCATGTCAGTATCGGCGAACGGGAAGTCCTCAAGGGGATCAACCTGAACATCGACGAAGGCGAGACCTTCATCCTCTTCGGCCCCAACGGGTCCGGCAAGACCACGCTGCTCATGACCCTCATGGGCTTCTCCGGCTACACGGTCACGGCCGGCCGGATCGTCTTCAAGGGTACGGACATCACGGCCATGCCCACCTACGAGCGCGCGCGCCTGGGGATAGGCATGTCCTTCCAGCGTCCGCCGACCATCCACGGCCTCAAGACCCGGCACCTGGTCTCCATGTGCGCACGCGGGCGCGAGGTGGATGTGGACGCCATGGCCAAGACCGTCAACTTCACGGATTTTCTGGAGCGCGACATCAATTCGGGTTTCTCCGGCGGCGAGATCAAGCGTTCGGAACTGCTGCAGCTCATGGCCCAGAACCCGAGCCTCGTGCTCTTCGACGAGCCCGAGTCGGGTGTGGACCTCGAAAACATGGCCCTCATCGGCCACACGGCCCGGGCGCTGCTGGACGGCGCGGCCGAGCCCAAGCCGGACACCTGCATGCGCGACCTGCGCCGCAGCAACAAGACCTCGGGCCTGATCATCACCCACACGGGCTACATCCTCGACTACGTCAACGCCGACCGCGGCCAGGTCATGTACAACGGCGTGCTGTGCTGCGACACCCGGCCCACCCGGCCCCGCGACATTTTGGACCACATCAGCAAGTTCGGCTACAAGGAGTGCATCAGATGTCTGAACTGA
- a CDS encoding SufB/SufD family protein — protein MSELNQTLVDLNSYAFSGQQSAELPDLSTLSEDSKRELRMVGVDVDAEEQRAGTFLQFDHSTVHCKTSAKGVEVLGIRQALKKYDGLPEYFWKAMDPDKDDFTRAAAREELHGGYFIRTEKGAKVAEPVQSCLFIKGQNVGQNVHNIVVVEEDSEVHIITGCATSHDVTSALHLGISEFYIKKGGKLTFTMVHNWGEDVMVRPRTVGIVEERGVLQNNYILLKKVKSVQSYPTIHLNGEGAVARFNSVIVTPEGSHVDTGNRIVLNAPNTRGEIISRTITTGGTIVARGEIIGNDVPARGHLECKGLILGGGIIHAIPELQGRVPGVELSHEAAVGKIAQEEIEYLMARGLDEDEATSTIVRGFLNVEIMGLPQELRESIDRTIAELDAGDAM, from the coding sequence ATGTCTGAACTGAACCAAACCCTGGTCGATCTGAACTCCTACGCATTTTCCGGCCAGCAGAGCGCCGAACTGCCCGACCTGTCGACCCTGTCCGAGGACAGCAAGCGCGAACTGCGCATGGTCGGCGTGGACGTGGACGCCGAAGAGCAGCGCGCCGGCACCTTCCTGCAGTTCGACCACTCCACCGTGCACTGCAAGACGTCCGCCAAGGGCGTGGAGGTGCTGGGCATCCGCCAGGCCCTCAAGAAGTACGACGGCCTGCCCGAGTACTTCTGGAAGGCCATGGACCCCGACAAGGACGACTTCACCCGCGCCGCGGCCCGCGAGGAACTGCACGGCGGCTACTTCATCCGCACCGAAAAGGGCGCCAAGGTGGCCGAGCCGGTCCAGTCCTGCCTGTTCATCAAGGGACAGAACGTGGGCCAGAACGTGCACAACATCGTCGTGGTGGAGGAAGACTCCGAGGTCCACATCATCACCGGCTGCGCCACATCCCACGACGTGACCTCGGCCCTGCACCTGGGCATCTCCGAGTTCTACATCAAGAAGGGCGGCAAGCTGACCTTCACCATGGTCCACAACTGGGGCGAGGACGTCATGGTCCGGCCCCGCACCGTGGGCATCGTCGAGGAACGCGGGGTGCTGCAGAACAACTACATCCTGCTGAAGAAGGTCAAGTCCGTACAGTCCTACCCGACCATCCACCTGAACGGCGAGGGCGCGGTGGCGCGATTCAACTCCGTCATCGTCACGCCCGAAGGGTCTCACGTGGATACGGGCAACCGCATCGTGCTGAACGCCCCGAACACGCGCGGCGAGATCATCTCGCGCACCATCACCACCGGCGGAACCATCGTGGCCCGCGGCGAGATCATCGGCAACGACGTGCCGGCCCGCGGCCACCTGGAGTGCAAGGGACTCATCCTCGGCGGCGGCATCATCCACGCCATCCCCGAGCTGCAGGGCCGCGTGCCGGGCGTGGAGCTGTCTCACGAGGCGGCCGTGGGAAAGATCGCCCAGGAGGAGATCGAGTACCTCATGGCCCGAGGCCTGGACGAGGACGAAGCCACCTCGACCATCGTGCGCGGGTTCCTGAACGTGGAGATCATGGGCCTGCCGCAGGAACTGCGGGAGTCCATCGACAGGACCATCGCCGAACTGGACGCCGGCGATGCCATGTAG
- a CDS encoding OmpA family protein, protein MKATKLILLSLVLVAFAVSNGLAAEKYVKKVDNFIILVDRSGSMDEKYVGTKDKKIVLAKSILERMNAMIPELGYNGGLSLASYAKPIQGLEPYAAASYGASLDKVPTLLGSNPTPLGDGLKALEPALQGASGRNAVIIVSDGQENDGSPALKIAAAMAEKYNICFHTISFADTVNGNQKLLDDITALKSCGVGVSAAQLADDAALKQFVKDVFYDEAAVDPCALDDDGDGVGNCVDKCPDTIKGLAVDSNGCPIPDVVRLMVNFDFDKYNVKPEYHQALADFAAYMKKQQSFTVVEIAGHTDSVGSDAYNLKLSDRRAKSVRDYLVKNFGLDEKLFSSKGYGESKPIATNDTEAGRAQNRRIEAELKGVYKKK, encoded by the coding sequence ATGAAAGCAACAAAGCTGATCCTTTTGAGTCTGGTGCTGGTGGCGTTCGCCGTTTCAAACGGCCTCGCCGCCGAGAAGTATGTGAAGAAAGTGGACAATTTCATCATCCTCGTGGACCGTTCGGGCTCCATGGATGAAAAGTACGTAGGAACCAAGGACAAGAAAATCGTTCTGGCCAAGAGCATCCTCGAACGCATGAACGCCATGATCCCCGAGCTGGGCTACAACGGCGGTCTCAGCCTCGCTTCTTACGCAAAACCGATCCAGGGCCTCGAACCCTACGCCGCAGCCTCCTACGGCGCCTCCCTCGACAAGGTCCCGACTCTGCTTGGCAGCAACCCCACCCCGCTGGGCGACGGCCTGAAGGCCCTTGAGCCCGCCCTGCAGGGCGCCTCCGGCCGCAACGCCGTCATCATCGTGTCCGACGGTCAGGAGAACGACGGCTCCCCCGCGCTGAAGATTGCCGCCGCCATGGCTGAAAAGTACAACATCTGCTTCCATACCATCAGCTTCGCCGACACCGTCAACGGCAATCAGAAGCTGCTGGACGACATCACCGCCCTGAAGTCCTGCGGTGTCGGCGTTTCCGCCGCGCAGTTGGCCGATGACGCGGCCCTGAAGCAGTTCGTCAAGGACGTGTTCTACGATGAAGCCGCGGTCGATCCCTGCGCCCTCGACGACGACGGCGACGGCGTGGGCAACTGCGTCGACAAGTGCCCCGACACCATCAAGGGCCTGGCCGTCGACTCCAACGGTTGTCCGATCCCGGATGTCGTGCGCCTCATGGTCAACTTCGACTTCGACAAGTACAACGTCAAGCCCGAGTACCATCAGGCCCTGGCCGACTTCGCCGCGTACATGAAGAAGCAGCAGTCCTTCACCGTGGTTGAGATCGCCGGCCACACCGACTCCGTCGGCTCCGACGCCTACAACCTGAAGCTGTCCGACCGCCGCGCCAAGAGCGTGCGCGACTATCTGGTCAAGAACTTCGGCCTGGACGAGAAGCTGTTCTCCTCCAAGGGTTACGGCGAGAGCAAACCCATCGCCACCAACGACACCGAAGCGGGTCGTGCCCAGAACCGCCGCATCGAAGCCGAGCTGAAGGGCGTGTACAAGAAGAAGTAA
- a CDS encoding dimethylarginine dimethylaminohydrolase family protein → MFSHAITRVPGPDYPLGLTTSAAAAPDMDLTLSQHAAYVDCLRSLGLAVDVLPATPGFPDACFVEDTAVVVREVAVITRPGAPSRAGETTHIEEALSAYRSLARIEAPGTLDGGDILQVGKRFFIGVSDRTNDEGARQLAAILGAHGYASDVIRVAAGLHLKSSLNYVGADTMLVTADFAGHPAIEGYRQIVCPEGEEYAANTLLVNGTLIMPTGYARTRELLEPLGLPIVELDTSEYRKMDGGLTCLSLRLEPALP, encoded by the coding sequence ATGTTTTCCCACGCCATCACCCGCGTTCCCGGCCCGGACTATCCCCTGGGCCTGACCACCTCCGCCGCGGCCGCTCCGGACATGGACCTGACCCTGTCCCAGCACGCCGCCTACGTCGACTGCCTGCGCTCCCTGGGCCTCGCGGTCGATGTGTTGCCCGCGACCCCCGGCTTCCCGGACGCCTGCTTCGTGGAGGACACGGCCGTGGTCGTGCGCGAGGTGGCCGTCATCACCCGTCCCGGCGCGCCGTCACGCGCTGGCGAGACGACCCATATCGAGGAGGCCCTGTCCGCCTACCGTTCCCTGGCCCGCATCGAGGCACCCGGCACCCTGGACGGCGGCGACATCCTGCAGGTCGGCAAACGCTTCTTCATCGGCGTCTCAGACCGCACCAACGACGAGGGAGCGCGCCAGCTCGCCGCCATCCTGGGCGCCCACGGCTACGCGAGCGACGTCATTCGGGTCGCGGCTGGACTGCACCTCAAGTCGAGCCTCAACTATGTCGGCGCGGACACCATGCTGGTCACGGCGGACTTCGCCGGCCACCCGGCCATCGAGGGCTATCGGCAGATCGTCTGCCCCGAGGGCGAGGAGTACGCGGCCAACACCCTGCTCGTGAACGGCACCCTGATCATGCCCACGGGCTACGCCCGCACCCGCGAACTGTTGGAGCCCCTTGGCCTGCCCATTGTCGAACTGGACACGAGCGAGTACCGCAAGATGGACGGCGGCCTGACCTGCCTGTCCCTGCGCCTCGAACCGGCCCTTCCTTGA
- a CDS encoding rhomboid family intramembrane serine protease — protein MLPLRDNIPSRHKPYVMWTLLGVNVIVFLLYAGLSPAQEFKLFHLLGVVPARFFHPEWAMWQGYPENAWLPIFSHMFLHSGWLHLIVNMWTLWIFGDNVEDVMGPVRFPIFYLICGLCALGVHMVTSPNSTVPVVGASGAIAGVMGAYFFLYPHAKVVTFLPILIIPFVFELPAVFYLGAWFLTQVFSGMLAPAGGGGVAWWAHIGGFVAGMVLLRFFRDDSRCYYCYRSESFKEWK, from the coding sequence ATGCTCCCTCTGCGCGACAACATCCCTTCCCGGCACAAGCCGTACGTCATGTGGACCCTGCTCGGGGTCAACGTCATCGTATTCCTGCTCTACGCCGGGCTTTCGCCGGCCCAGGAATTCAAGCTCTTTCATCTGCTGGGCGTGGTCCCGGCCCGTTTCTTCCACCCCGAGTGGGCCATGTGGCAGGGGTATCCCGAAAACGCCTGGCTGCCGATTTTTTCCCACATGTTCCTGCACTCGGGCTGGCTGCACCTCATCGTCAACATGTGGACCCTGTGGATCTTCGGCGACAACGTCGAGGACGTCATGGGCCCCGTGCGATTCCCGATCTTCTACCTAATCTGCGGCTTGTGCGCCCTCGGCGTGCACATGGTCACGAGCCCGAATTCCACGGTGCCCGTCGTGGGTGCCTCGGGGGCCATCGCCGGGGTCATGGGTGCCTACTTCTTCCTGTACCCCCACGCCAAAGTCGTGACCTTTCTGCCCATTCTGATCATCCCCTTCGTCTTTGAACTCCCGGCCGTCTTCTACCTCGGGGCCTGGTTCCTGACCCAGGTCTTCTCCGGGATGCTCGCCCCGGCCGGCGGGGGTGGGGTGGCCTGGTGGGCGCACATCGGCGGCTTCGTGGCCGGCATGGTGCTGCTGCGCTTCTTCCGCGACGACTCGCGCTGCTACTACTGCTACCGCTCGGAATCGTTCAAGGAGTGGAAGTAG
- the coaE gene encoding dephospho-CoA kinase (Dephospho-CoA kinase (CoaE) performs the final step in coenzyme A biosynthesis.) yields the protein MQEFVEKAHAADGGQRLDAFWQGVLDEDGVTRSRVQTWIRDGRARIDGKVCTKPAAKVLPGQVLSLLPEFPDSDIVPVDGPLNVLYADEHLAVVDKEAGLTVHPAPSVSGTTLVHRAAARFPSLLALGGQRPGVVHRLDKDTSGLMVLALSEPARLALSEGFASRDVSKEYLALVAGVPPASGAVTLPLDRHPTIKTRMAVAERGGRAAESRYRLVWTAPDRTASLVRVRILTGRTHQIRVHMTALGHPLLGDAVYADRKTAARAPRQMLHAWRLRFRHPTGGEELSFSAAPPADFLHVLRELSRERVCIGLTGAVGGGKSTVRAAVEEAGVPVFCADRVVAGSYARGGEGCAILEHHFGQRFTAADGGVDKDHLRKAMQDPSLRREVERLVHPLVRHALADFRARHAEDVTLAEIPLLCEAGLAGETNLVAAVFCPDGVRHERLRGRGWSDERIAEIDSWQWPQARKVRAAHLVIDNSGSLDELRTRARSMLTVVRDMLRARSQRDMEKLRDLFEHPDTFDETD from the coding sequence ATGCAGGAATTTGTGGAGAAGGCCCATGCGGCCGACGGAGGCCAGAGGCTAGACGCTTTTTGGCAGGGAGTGCTGGACGAGGACGGCGTGACCCGCAGCCGGGTTCAGACCTGGATTCGGGACGGCCGTGCGCGCATCGACGGGAAGGTCTGCACCAAGCCGGCGGCGAAGGTCCTTCCGGGCCAGGTGCTGAGCCTGCTGCCGGAATTTCCGGATTCGGACATCGTCCCCGTCGACGGGCCGCTGAACGTCCTGTACGCCGACGAGCACCTCGCCGTGGTGGACAAGGAGGCGGGGCTGACGGTCCATCCCGCCCCGTCCGTGAGCGGGACGACCCTGGTGCACAGGGCCGCCGCCCGCTTCCCGTCCCTGCTGGCCCTGGGCGGACAGCGGCCCGGCGTGGTCCATCGCCTCGACAAGGACACCTCGGGCCTCATGGTTCTGGCCCTGTCCGAGCCGGCCAGGCTGGCCCTGTCCGAGGGTTTCGCCTCGCGCGACGTGTCCAAGGAATACCTGGCCTTGGTGGCCGGGGTGCCGCCGGCTTCGGGCGCCGTGACCCTGCCCCTGGACCGCCACCCGACCATCAAGACGCGCATGGCCGTGGCCGAGCGGGGCGGGCGTGCTGCCGAAAGCCGCTACCGGCTCGTGTGGACGGCTCCGGACCGCACCGCCTCCCTGGTGAGGGTGCGCATCCTCACGGGCCGCACCCATCAGATCCGCGTGCACATGACCGCCCTTGGACACCCGCTGCTCGGCGACGCAGTCTACGCCGACAGGAAGACGGCCGCCCGGGCCCCGCGGCAGATGCTGCACGCCTGGCGGTTGCGCTTCCGGCATCCCACGGGCGGTGAGGAGCTGTCCTTTTCGGCTGCGCCGCCGGCCGATTTTCTTCATGTGCTGCGTGAGCTTTCCCGGGAGCGGGTCTGCATTGGTCTGACCGGGGCCGTTGGCGGCGGCAAGTCCACGGTGCGGGCGGCGGTGGAGGAGGCGGGCGTGCCGGTCTTCTGCGCGGATCGGGTCGTGGCCGGGTCCTATGCCCGCGGCGGGGAAGGCTGCGCCATCCTCGAGCATCATTTCGGGCAGCGCTTCACCGCCGCGGACGGTGGCGTCGACAAGGACCACTTGCGCAAGGCCATGCAGGACCCGAGCCTGCGCCGGGAGGTGGAGCGCCTCGTCCACCCCTTGGTCCGTCACGCCCTGGCTGACTTCAGGGCGCGTCACGCCGAGGACGTGACCCTGGCCGAGATCCCGCTGTTGTGCGAGGCCGGGCTGGCCGGCGAGACGAATCTGGTGGCGGCGGTCTTCTGCCCGGACGGCGTGCGCCACGAGCGCCTGCGCGGCCGGGGCTGGTCCGACGAGCGCATCGCCGAGATCGACTCCTGGCAATGGCCCCAGGCGAGGAAGGTGCGCGCCGCGCATCTGGTCATCGACAACTCCGGCTCCCTGGACGAGTTGCGGACCCGCGCCAGGTCCATGCTGACCGTGGTGCGCGACATGCTGCGCGCCCGGTCCCAGCGGGACATGGAGAAGCTGCGCGACCTCTTCGAACACCCGGACACCTTCGACGAAACGGACTGA
- a CDS encoding amino acid ABC transporter permease, producing MATYTGLDRPKSKFYYQFWSIFFILGLCGSMALLYFATKKVEYIWRWNRVPQYFLYEEKVTIRAEMEGKIVSIDPAGAEGKNVRVLVRGDDGEETHELPKESLLLSSGDHVYAGDNIGFYTHWKPGILVEGLWLTLEVSFLAIIFGIVLGLFTGLARISDNPALRWGAITYIELIRGSPLLVQIFLWYFVVGTVINSILAQSGFGQIPPLWFGVMALAIFTGAYTAEIVRAGIQSVHRGQMEAARSLGMTYAKAMRKVILPQAFRRILPPLAGQFISLVKDSSLLGVLSIRELTKASREVVSSSLQPFEIWIVCAILYLILTFTLSMFVQYLERKAI from the coding sequence ATGGCCACGTACACGGGACTCGACCGGCCCAAAAGCAAATTTTACTACCAGTTCTGGAGCATCTTCTTCATCCTCGGCCTGTGCGGCAGCATGGCTCTCCTCTACTTCGCCACCAAGAAGGTGGAGTACATCTGGAGATGGAACCGCGTGCCGCAGTATTTCCTCTATGAGGAAAAGGTGACCATCCGCGCGGAGATGGAAGGCAAGATCGTCTCCATCGACCCGGCCGGCGCCGAAGGCAAGAACGTGCGCGTCCTCGTCAGGGGCGACGACGGCGAGGAGACCCACGAACTGCCCAAGGAGTCGCTCCTGCTCTCCTCGGGCGACCACGTCTACGCCGGCGACAACATCGGCTTCTACACCCACTGGAAGCCGGGCATCCTGGTCGAGGGCCTGTGGCTGACCCTGGAGGTCAGCTTCCTGGCCATCATCTTCGGCATAGTCCTGGGTCTGTTCACGGGTCTGGCGCGCATCTCCGACAACCCGGCCCTGCGCTGGGGCGCCATCACCTACATCGAGCTCATCCGCGGCTCGCCTTTGCTGGTGCAGATTTTCCTGTGGTACTTCGTGGTTGGCACGGTCATCAACTCCATCCTGGCCCAGTCAGGCTTCGGGCAGATTCCGCCTCTGTGGTTCGGCGTCATGGCCCTGGCCATCTTCACTGGCGCCTACACGGCCGAGATCGTGCGCGCCGGCATCCAGTCGGTGCACCGCGGCCAGATGGAGGCGGCCCGCTCCCTGGGCATGACCTACGCCAAGGCCATGCGCAAGGTCATCCTGCCCCAGGCCTTCCGGCGCATCCTGCCGCCCCTGGCCGGCCAGTTCATCAGCCTGGTCAAGGACTCCTCGCTTTTGGGCGTGCTGTCCATCCGCGAACTGACCAAGGCCTCGCGCGAGGTCGTGTCCTCCTCCCTACAGCCCTTCGAGATCTGGATCGTGTGCGCGATCCTGTACCTGATCCTGACCTTCACCCTGTCCATGTTCGTGCAGTATCTCGAACGCAAGGCCATCTAG
- the dinB gene encoding DNA polymerase IV, with the protein MTDIHPNQSPERIILHLDMDAFFTSVEQADNPELRGKPVVIGQSLRGVASAASYEARRYGVRSAMPIVQARKLCPHAIFLPGRMSRYREVSEQIMDVMRGICPVVEQASVDEAYADVSGTRRVLGPPEDLARRLKSEILERTGLTCSVGIAPNKFLAKIASDWNKPDGLTVIRSSDVHAFLHDLPLGKIPGVGPRMLEELAHIGVKNVSDVLAHPRDHWERSLGRRGAFLHDRALGLDDSPVVPHSDAKSCSAENTLDRDTLDRALLERWLLTQAERVGRELRSMAKKGLTVTLKIKFHDFTAITRSKTLLRPTDITAEIYQAARRLLAAEKLPKPVRLIGLGVSNFRAVQAALPLAEDSGRGRDRQLDQTMDRIRDKFGSKIIRRADTASREAEAVEDLLSRKNRISDDE; encoded by the coding sequence ATGACGGACATACACCCCAATCAATCGCCCGAGCGGATCATCCTGCACCTCGACATGGACGCGTTCTTCACTTCCGTGGAACAGGCGGACAACCCGGAACTGCGCGGCAAGCCCGTGGTCATCGGCCAGTCCCTGCGCGGCGTGGCCTCGGCGGCGTCCTACGAAGCCAGACGCTACGGGGTGCGCTCGGCCATGCCCATCGTGCAAGCCAGAAAGCTTTGCCCCCACGCCATTTTCCTGCCTGGGCGCATGTCCCGCTACCGGGAGGTTTCGGAACAGATCATGGACGTCATGCGGGGCATCTGCCCTGTCGTCGAGCAGGCCTCGGTGGACGAGGCCTACGCGGACGTGAGCGGCACGCGCCGCGTCCTGGGCCCTCCCGAGGATTTGGCGCGACGGCTCAAGTCCGAAATTCTGGAACGAACCGGATTGACGTGCTCCGTAGGCATCGCCCCTAACAAGTTCCTGGCCAAGATCGCCTCGGACTGGAACAAGCCCGACGGTCTGACCGTCATCCGGTCGTCCGACGTCCACGCCTTCCTGCACGACCTGCCCCTGGGCAAAATTCCGGGGGTGGGGCCGCGCATGCTCGAAGAGCTCGCCCACATCGGGGTGAAGAACGTGTCCGACGTTCTGGCTCACCCGCGTGATCATTGGGAGCGGAGCCTGGGCCGGCGTGGCGCGTTCCTGCACGACCGGGCGCTGGGCCTCGACGACTCTCCCGTAGTGCCGCACAGCGACGCCAAGTCCTGCAGCGCCGAGAACACCCTGGATCGCGACACCCTTGACCGGGCGCTGCTGGAGCGCTGGCTCCTGACACAGGCCGAGCGCGTCGGGCGGGAGCTGCGGTCCATGGCCAAGAAAGGGCTGACGGTCACCCTCAAGATCAAGTTCCACGACTTCACGGCCATCACCCGCAGCAAAACCCTGCTCAGGCCCACGGACATCACGGCGGAGATTTACCAGGCCGCGCGCCGCCTCCTGGCCGCCGAAAAACTGCCCAAGCCCGTGCGGCTCATCGGCCTGGGCGTGTCCAATTTCCGGGCAGTGCAGGCCGCACTTCCCTTGGCGGAAGATTCCGGCCGGGGACGCGACCGACAGTTGGACCAGACCATGGACCGCATCCGGGACAAATTCGGGTCCAAGATCATCCGGCGGGCCGACACCGCGTCCAGGGAAGCCGAAGCCGTCGAGGATCTCCTGTCCCGAAAGAACCGCATTTCCGACGACGAATAA
- a CDS encoding transporter substrate-binding domain-containing protein, which produces MRFVTKVVVALLLTAFAAMPVLAADHELAEKSTLNEILKRGELRVGLDAGYLPFEMTDKKGEIVGFDVDMAKEMAKAMGVKLKIVNTDYDGIIPALMSDKFDIIISGMTVNQERNLQINFAEPYIVVGQAILLNKKHEGTIKSYKDLNDPKFTVASRIGTTGEQATKRMIPKAQYKSFEKESDGAMEVVNGQADAFVYDLPFNVVFMAQQGGKNLVLLDKVFTYEPLGFGIKKGDPDFLNWLDNFLAQIKNDGRYDDIYNKWIKGTEWLKDVQ; this is translated from the coding sequence ATGCGTTTTGTGACGAAAGTTGTTGTGGCCCTGCTCCTGACCGCCTTCGCGGCCATGCCTGTTCTCGCCGCCGACCACGAGCTGGCCGAGAAATCCACCCTGAACGAAATCCTGAAGCGCGGCGAACTGCGCGTGGGCCTCGACGCCGGCTACCTGCCCTTCGAGATGACCGACAAGAAGGGCGAGATCGTCGGCTTCGACGTGGACATGGCCAAGGAAATGGCCAAGGCCATGGGCGTGAAGCTGAAGATCGTCAACACCGACTACGACGGCATCATCCCGGCGCTGATGTCCGACAAGTTCGACATCATCATCTCCGGCATGACCGTGAACCAGGAACGCAACCTGCAGATCAACTTCGCCGAGCCCTACATCGTCGTCGGCCAGGCCATCCTGCTGAACAAGAAGCATGAAGGGACCATCAAGTCCTACAAGGACCTGAACGATCCCAAGTTCACCGTCGCCTCCCGCATCGGCACCACCGGCGAGCAGGCCACCAAGCGCATGATCCCCAAGGCCCAGTACAAGAGCTTCGAGAAGGAATCCGACGGCGCCATGGAAGTGGTCAACGGCCAGGCCGACGCCTTCGTCTACGACCTGCCCTTCAACGTCGTCTTCATGGCCCAGCAGGGCGGCAAGAACCTGGTCCTGCTGGACAAGGTCTTCACCTACGAGCCCCTGGGCTTCGGCATCAAGAAGGGCGACCCGGACTTCCTGAACTGGCTGGACAACTTCCTGGCCCAGATCAAGAACGACGGCCGCTACGACGACATCTACAACAAGTGGATCAAGGGCACCGAGTGGCTCAAGGACGTGCAGTAA
- a CDS encoding metal-dependent hydrolase translates to MPGYKGHLVGGALTGAAVLGGLIWSGTYVPDMPQMAVLGALVLLGSLFPDVDTDSRGQHIFYLTLAVLDFALIVQGHYKWAAVLGFAAMFPAIGSHRGWTHTWWAMLLVPLPLALFPIWLYGASPRAMAPFYGAAVVGYFSHLMLDRKWS, encoded by the coding sequence GTGCCGGGATACAAGGGACATCTCGTCGGCGGGGCGCTGACGGGCGCGGCGGTGTTGGGCGGGTTGATATGGAGTGGGACGTACGTCCCCGACATGCCGCAGATGGCCGTTCTCGGGGCCCTGGTGCTGCTGGGCAGCCTGTTTCCGGACGTGGACACGGACTCGCGCGGCCAACACATCTTCTATCTGACCCTGGCGGTGCTCGATTTCGCCCTCATCGTGCAGGGGCACTACAAATGGGCCGCGGTTCTCGGTTTCGCGGCCATGTTCCCGGCCATCGGCTCCCATCGTGGCTGGACCCACACCTGGTGGGCCATGCTCCTCGTCCCGCTGCCCCTGGCCCTGTTCCCCATCTGGCTCTACGGCGCCTCGCCCAGGGCCATGGCCCCGTTCTACGGCGCGGCCGTGGTCGGGTATTTCTCGCACCTGATGCTGGACCGCAAGTGGAGCTGA